The Acidobacteriota bacterium genomic interval GGTCTCTTTCATCGGGTGTCATGATCACCCCCCAGAAGTTGTTTAAGTCGTCCGATGGCCGAGCGGTAGCGGCTGGCCGCGGTGAATCTTGGAATCCCGACGATCTCGCCGATCTCGGCAAAGGTGCACCCCGCGAAGTGCTTCAGAAAGACGACATCACGGTGCTTCTCCGACAGACCGCCCAACAATGCCGACACATGAACGGAATCCGCTACCCGTTCGCCATCGCCCTCTGAAGCGGTGAGGAATGCGAAATCGTCGAGGTTCTCGGCCGTTCGCCGTTTTCGGCGACGGGTCACATCGATCGCCGCACGGTGGGCCACAGTCAGAAGCCATGCTCTTGGATTCCTGATATTCGAAAGTCGCCGACCCTGCTCGACCAGTCGCACGAAGACATCCTGAACGACGTCGGACGCATCCTCCGACGAGCCAGTGCGCCACAGCGC includes:
- a CDS encoding sigma-70 family RNA polymerase sigma factor; translated protein: ALWRTGSSEDASDVVQDVFVRLVEQGRRLSNIRNPRAWLLTVAHRAAIDVTRRRKRRTAENLDDFAFLTASEGDGERVADSVHVSALLGGLSEKHRDVVFLKHFAGCTFAEIGEIVGIPRFTAASRYRSAIGRLKQLLGGDHDTR